The Vibrio pomeroyi genome window below encodes:
- a CDS encoding acyltransferase: MTSVSIHQFKHWLKFHPNSRIRNVFFILKNIRSAELPTPQILNRCLYQAHKLMVHLVSGFTRFFYWTPAFKGRVAQCGKRLYLYGGLPFVSGPVQISIGDNCRISGHTTFSGCTQPLEGLEHPLLSIGNNVDIGWQSTIAVGGKVVISDNVRIAGGAFLFGYSGHPLDAKRRALGEGDDPQQIGDIILEQDVWLGTNVTVKGGVTIGEGAVIAAGSVVTKNIPAFAIAGGNPARVVGQIKSVEVTESDVFDSLETHGGDHA, encoded by the coding sequence ATGACGTCAGTATCTATCCACCAATTCAAACATTGGCTTAAGTTTCATCCTAATTCTCGAATTAGAAATGTCTTTTTCATTTTGAAAAACATCAGAAGCGCAGAGCTGCCTACCCCTCAAATACTTAATCGCTGCCTATATCAAGCGCATAAGCTAATGGTGCACTTGGTTTCTGGCTTTACGCGATTCTTCTACTGGACTCCGGCTTTCAAAGGTCGTGTGGCTCAATGTGGTAAACGCTTGTATTTGTATGGTGGTCTGCCTTTCGTCAGTGGTCCTGTACAGATTTCGATTGGAGACAACTGCCGTATCTCTGGCCACACTACGTTCTCTGGTTGTACTCAACCACTTGAAGGCTTGGAACACCCATTATTGTCGATTGGTAACAATGTTGACATCGGTTGGCAGTCGACTATCGCCGTTGGAGGTAAAGTGGTTATCTCTGACAATGTACGCATCGCAGGCGGTGCGTTCCTATTTGGATACTCTGGACACCCACTTGATGCAAAACGCCGAGCACTAGGTGAAGGCGATGACCCTCAGCAAATCGGCGATATCATTCTTGAACAAGATGTATGGCTTGGTACGAATGTCACGGTAAAAGGCGGAGTCACCATTGGTGAAGGCGCTGTGATTGCTGCTGGTAGTGTAGTAACAAAGAATATCCCTGCCTTTGCAATCGCAGGTGGTAACCCAGCTCGAGTTGTCGGTCAGATTAAATCCGTTGAAGTGACAGAATCCGATGTGTT